Proteins from a genomic interval of Dasania marina DSM 21967:
- the trkA gene encoding Trk system potassium transporter TrkA, with protein sequence MKIIILGAGQVGGTLAAHLADENNDITLVDSNADRLNELQDRLDIGVVTGHASHPDVLRRAGADDADMLIAVTNSDEINMAACQIAYALFRTPKKIARIRSTAYHDHPELFCNKLIPIDFIISPELLVTHYIQRLIEYPGTLQVLDFAKGKAQLVAVKAYSDGPLVGNELQEIRRHMPHIDTRVAAIFRKDRAITPKATTVIEAGDEVFYIAAKKNILPVLSELRNVDRNYKRIMIAGGGNIGLRLAQSIEKNYKVKVIERDYKRCRQLSETLNHAIVLHGSASDNDLLASENIDDIDIFCALTNDDDANIMSSLLAKRMGARKVITLITNTAYVDLMQGGEIDIAISPQQITMGSLLTHIRRGDISSVHSLRRGVAEAIELIAHGDERSSKIVGKRLDDINLPQGVTIGAIVRNDEVLIAHRNIVIKTDDHVILFLADKSKIKHVERLFQVGFSFF encoded by the coding sequence ATGAAAATAATTATTCTCGGGGCAGGCCAAGTCGGCGGCACGCTGGCGGCGCACTTAGCCGATGAAAATAACGACATCACCTTAGTGGATTCCAACGCTGACCGGTTAAATGAATTACAAGACCGATTGGATATAGGTGTCGTCACGGGGCATGCCTCACATCCCGATGTATTGCGACGGGCTGGCGCCGATGATGCCGACATGTTAATCGCGGTCACAAACTCTGACGAAATTAATATGGCGGCCTGCCAAATTGCCTACGCCTTGTTTCGTACCCCCAAAAAAATTGCCCGCATACGTTCCACTGCCTACCACGACCACCCCGAATTATTTTGCAACAAACTTATCCCCATCGATTTTATTATCAGCCCTGAGTTGTTGGTCACCCATTACATACAACGGCTAATTGAATACCCAGGCACTTTGCAGGTATTGGATTTTGCTAAGGGCAAGGCCCAGTTGGTAGCAGTAAAAGCCTATAGTGATGGCCCACTAGTGGGCAACGAGCTACAGGAAATACGTCGCCATATGCCCCATATAGACACCCGGGTAGCGGCTATTTTTCGTAAGGATCGCGCGATTACCCCCAAGGCCACCACGGTGATAGAGGCGGGGGATGAAGTGTTTTATATCGCCGCCAAGAAAAATATTTTGCCGGTACTCAGCGAGCTGCGTAATGTCGATCGCAACTACAAACGCATTATGATTGCCGGTGGCGGCAATATAGGCTTGCGCTTAGCACAATCGATAGAAAAAAATTACAAAGTGAAAGTCATAGAGCGCGACTACAAGCGTTGCCGCCAGCTCTCGGAAACACTAAACCACGCTATTGTTTTGCATGGCAGCGCCTCCGACAACGACCTGTTGGCCTCAGAGAACATCGATGATATTGATATTTTCTGCGCGCTAACCAATGATGATGACGCCAATATCATGTCCTCGTTACTCGCCAAACGTATGGGCGCAAGAAAGGTGATTACCCTGATCACCAACACCGCCTATGTAGACTTAATGCAGGGCGGCGAAATTGATATCGCCATCTCACCCCAGCAAATCACTATGGGCAGCCTGCTTACCCACATCCGCCGCGGGGATATTTCCAGCGTACACTCTTTGCGCCGTGGTGTAGCCGAAGCGATAGAGCTGATTGCCCACGGCGATGAACGCTCTTCCAAAATTGTGGGCAAGCGCTTAGACGACATTAATTTACCCCAAGGCGTTACTATAGGCGCCATAGTGCGCAACGATGAAGTGTTAATTGCCCATCGCAATATTGTCATAAAAACCGACGATCACGTGATTTTATTCCTGGCGGATAAATCGAAAATCAAACATGTAGAGCGTTTATTCCAAGTGGGCTTTAGCTTTTTCTAA
- a CDS encoding TrkH family potassium uptake protein, giving the protein MHILLILRILGILLMLFSLTQLSPLLVSFWYADGAHKGFIWAFLLTFSCGLFMWLPVYKKRGELRTRDGFLITALFWTVLGIFGSLPFILNSNTDLVISEAVFESVSGLTTTGATVMTHLDELPHSILFYRQQLQWFGGIGIIVIAVAILPMLGIGGMQLYRAETPGPVKDSKLTPRITETAKALFIVYVMLTLSCALAYWLAGMSAFDAICHAFSTVAIGGFSTHDDSIGYFDSTAIMMICSFYMLVAGINFALHFYAWRNRGISHYFRDSETAFYVRVLLFGCIVVCSFLYYHEHYGISDALLHGIFQTISIATTTGFTTEPFAAWPSFIPFFLIMLSFMGGCAGSTGGGMKAVRVMLIMKQGIRELHQLIHPNAVIPLKVGRRRVEAKVISAVWSFFAVYVFAFLSIMMALMMCGMDQTTAYSSVVATLNNLGPGLGDTAANFSSASEPEQWILSFSMLLGRLEVFTLLVLLTPAFWRQ; this is encoded by the coding sequence ATGCATATTTTATTAATACTACGCATTTTAGGCATTTTGTTAATGCTGTTCAGCTTAACTCAGCTCAGCCCCTTACTGGTTAGCTTTTGGTATGCGGATGGTGCCCACAAAGGCTTTATCTGGGCCTTTTTACTGACCTTTAGCTGCGGCTTATTTATGTGGCTGCCGGTGTATAAAAAACGCGGCGAGCTGCGCACCCGCGATGGCTTTTTAATCACCGCCTTGTTCTGGACGGTACTAGGTATATTTGGGTCGTTGCCCTTTATTCTTAACAGTAATACCGACTTGGTGATTAGTGAGGCGGTGTTTGAATCGGTTTCCGGTTTAACCACCACCGGTGCTACGGTGATGACCCATTTGGATGAACTGCCGCACTCCATTTTATTTTATCGACAGCAACTACAGTGGTTTGGCGGCATCGGTATTATTGTTATCGCCGTGGCGATTTTACCCATGCTGGGTATAGGCGGTATGCAGCTATACCGCGCCGAAACACCGGGGCCGGTTAAAGACAGTAAACTCACGCCGCGAATTACTGAAACCGCCAAAGCGCTATTTATCGTGTATGTGATGCTCACCCTGAGTTGCGCCTTGGCCTATTGGCTGGCGGGGATGTCGGCGTTTGATGCCATCTGCCATGCCTTTTCCACCGTAGCGATAGGGGGGTTTTCTACCCACGACGACAGCATAGGTTACTTTGATAGCACGGCTATTATGATGATTTGTAGCTTTTATATGTTAGTAGCCGGCATTAACTTTGCCCTACATTTTTATGCCTGGCGTAACCGTGGCATCAGCCATTATTTTCGCGATTCGGAAACGGCCTTTTATGTAAGGGTTTTATTATTTGGCTGTATTGTGGTGTGTAGCTTTTTGTATTACCACGAACACTACGGCATTAGTGACGCCCTGCTACACGGTATTTTCCAGACTATCTCCATCGCCACCACTACGGGTTTTACCACCGAGCCTTTTGCGGCTTGGCCAAGCTTTATCCCCTTCTTTTTAATCATGCTGTCATTTATGGGCGGCTGTGCCGGTTCTACCGGCGGTGGTATGAAGGCGGTGCGGGTGATGTTGATTATGAAGCAGGGTATACGCGAGCTACATCAGCTGATACACCCCAATGCGGTCATACCTTTAAAGGTGGGTCGGCGGCGGGTAGAGGCTAAGGTGATTAGCGCGGTATGGAGTTTCTTTGCGGTTTATGTGTTTGCCTTTCTCAGTATTATGATGGCGCTAATGATGTGCGGCATGGATCAAACTACAGCCTACTCATCGGTAGTAGCCACACTTAATAACTTAGGCCCTGGGCTGGGGGATACCGCCGCTAACTTTAGTTCAGCCTCGGAGCCCGAGCAGTGGATTTTAAGCTTCTCTATGTTACTAGGGCGCTTAGAGGTGTTTACTTTACTGGTGTTGCTAACCCCCGCTTTTTGGCGGCAGTAA
- a CDS encoding SMI1/KNR4 family protein has translation MDEIIEALRSANELVPLPLELPDEETLVEIEEQLFVALGADFKDFLLNVSDVVYGSLEPVTAADPNSHTYLPEVAAIAWDRGLSRELLPVCESGEGYYCIDEVGKISYWENGELSEQTWNHIWDWAQEVWLES, from the coding sequence GTGGATGAAATTATAGAGGCGTTGCGTTCAGCTAATGAGCTGGTACCGCTGCCCTTAGAGTTACCGGATGAAGAGACTCTAGTAGAAATCGAAGAGCAGTTATTTGTAGCCTTAGGTGCCGACTTTAAAGATTTTTTATTAAACGTTAGTGATGTGGTTTATGGCAGCTTAGAGCCAGTCACCGCTGCCGACCCCAACTCTCACACCTATCTGCCCGAAGTGGCGGCTATTGCTTGGGATAGAGGTTTATCTCGGGAACTACTCCCCGTTTGTGAAAGTGGTGAAGGTTATTATTGTATAGATGAAGTGGGCAAGATCAGTTACTGGGAAAATGGCGAGTTGTCAGAACAAACCTGGAATCATATTTGGGATTGGGCGCAAGAAGTCTGGTTAGAGAGTTAA
- a CDS encoding diguanylate cyclase produces MNALIIDSSSSYRQMLAKLLESYSITTVAVNTVDDAAPAIQHQHFDIICITINLTGNDSLDFCREVRQHHSYKHIPIIMLTPAKEAETNKLALEAGVTDLFHKQDFSGFQLYIENMVERLNAENSNSGQILYIEDSASTAFLVTSTLEDNGYHVDHFLTAEEGIEAFDDNYYDLLLTDVVLADLSGLVVVRAVRDSVSEDKKSTPIIAISSFNDNARKLELFSAGINDYVSKPVMNEELLARIGNLVKSRQLLTSLNNKQEQLERLALTDQLTSLYNRHYLMDMAPKRIQQAQRQKQFLCLMVVDIDFFKAINDTHGHSVGDKVLQAVAAQLVSGVRWEDIVARFGGEEFVVLLDHCSFQDAINIAEDLRQSIEKLKPAGIDVSASFGLATLKEDENDFASLFSRADEAVYEAKESGRNCVVFKQ; encoded by the coding sequence ATGAATGCTCTAATTATTGACTCCTCTAGCTCTTATCGGCAGATGCTCGCTAAATTATTAGAGAGCTATAGCATCACCACTGTTGCTGTAAATACAGTCGACGATGCTGCGCCCGCTATACAGCATCAGCATTTCGATATCATCTGCATTACTATTAACCTTACTGGCAACGACAGTTTAGATTTTTGCCGCGAGGTGCGCCAGCATCACAGCTATAAGCATATCCCTATTATTATGCTTACCCCCGCCAAGGAAGCTGAAACAAACAAGCTCGCCTTAGAAGCTGGCGTCACCGACCTATTTCACAAACAAGACTTTTCCGGATTTCAACTCTACATAGAAAATATGGTTGAACGCTTAAATGCTGAAAACAGCAATAGCGGCCAAATTTTATACATAGAGGACAGTGCCAGCACCGCCTTTTTAGTCACTTCTACATTGGAAGATAACGGCTACCATGTAGACCACTTTTTAACTGCAGAGGAGGGTATAGAGGCCTTTGATGACAACTACTATGATCTACTACTTACCGATGTCGTGTTAGCCGATTTAAGCGGCTTGGTTGTGGTTAGAGCCGTGCGCGACTCGGTCTCTGAGGACAAAAAATCTACCCCCATTATTGCGATTAGCAGCTTTAATGATAACGCTAGGAAGTTGGAGCTTTTTTCGGCCGGTATTAATGACTATGTCTCCAAGCCGGTAATGAATGAAGAGCTGTTGGCGCGCATAGGAAACTTGGTTAAGAGTCGACAGCTATTAACTAGCCTCAATAACAAACAAGAGCAACTAGAGCGCCTAGCGCTAACCGATCAGCTAACCAGCCTGTATAACCGTCATTATTTAATGGATATGGCCCCTAAACGTATCCAGCAAGCGCAGCGACAAAAACAGTTTTTATGTTTAATGGTTGTCGACATCGATTTTTTCAAAGCGATTAACGATACTCACGGCCACAGTGTCGGCGATAAAGTATTGCAAGCGGTTGCTGCTCAACTTGTTAGCGGCGTGCGCTGGGAAGATATCGTTGCTCGCTTTGGCGGTGAAGAGTTTGTGGTGTTGTTAGATCACTGCAGCTTTCAAGACGCGATTAATATTGCCGAAGATCTACGCCAAAGTATAGAAAAGCTAAAACCTGCCGGCATAGATGTTAGCGCCAGCTTTGGTTTAGCAACACTGAAAGAAGATGAAAATGACTTCGCCAGTTTGTTTTCTCGCGCCGACGAAGCCGTTTACGAAGCGAAAGAAAGCGGCCGTAACTGCGTCGTTTTTAAACAATGA
- the glmS gene encoding glutamine--fructose-6-phosphate transaminase (isomerizing), producing the protein MCGIVGAAARREVAAILVEGLKRLEYRGYDSAGVAIINHQGEIGCHKRMGKVAVLDEAVKQQPLSGSLGIAHTRWATHGKPSEENAHPHLSNNEIALVHNGIIENHEQLRKQLSAQGYVFVSQTDTETIVHLIHSLMKSGDDLFSAVKQAVKQLEGAFGLAVIHKNEPERIVCARSGSPLVLGLGIGENFLASDQLALRQVTDRFIYLEEGDFAVLTPDSYDIYDDAGELVSRELVQLTDKTKSADKGKYRHYMLKEIYEQPEVIKDTLRGRISKDKILEQAFGAQATAIFDKTKAVQIIACGTSYHSGMVAKYLIEGIAGVPCRVEVASEFRYRKFVVQDDTLIVTISQSGETADTLAALRLAKTLGYAATMTICNVAQSSLVRESDLALMTEAGPEVGVASTKAFTTQLVALVLLTIALGKRHGLSAEKEAEMVSNLHQLPQLLSDVLALDKPIQKMSEAFADKHNALFLGRGVQWPVAMEGALKLKEISYIHAESYPAGELKHGPLALVDSEMPIVAVAPNDELLEKLKSNLEEVQARGGQLFVFADHKSGFNSGEGITVIKLPEVPELIAPIVYTIPLQLLSYHVAVLKGTDVDQPRNLAKSVTVE; encoded by the coding sequence ATGTGTGGAATAGTCGGTGCTGCAGCGCGTAGAGAAGTTGCAGCCATATTAGTTGAAGGATTAAAGCGCTTAGAATACCGAGGCTATGACTCAGCTGGCGTAGCGATTATTAATCATCAAGGTGAAATAGGCTGCCACAAGCGCATGGGCAAAGTGGCAGTATTAGATGAGGCGGTAAAGCAGCAACCGCTAAGCGGAAGCTTAGGCATAGCGCATACCCGGTGGGCTACCCACGGTAAACCCTCAGAAGAAAACGCCCACCCTCACCTATCTAATAATGAAATTGCCTTGGTGCACAATGGCATTATAGAAAACCATGAGCAGCTGCGTAAGCAGCTCAGCGCTCAGGGTTATGTGTTTGTATCACAAACCGACACCGAAACTATCGTCCATTTAATTCACTCTCTTATGAAAAGTGGCGATGATTTGTTTAGCGCGGTTAAGCAGGCGGTAAAGCAATTAGAAGGCGCCTTTGGTTTAGCGGTTATACACAAAAATGAGCCCGAGCGTATTGTTTGTGCCCGTAGTGGCAGTCCCCTAGTATTAGGTTTAGGGATAGGCGAAAACTTCTTAGCCTCCGATCAGCTAGCGCTGCGTCAAGTCACCGATAGGTTTATCTATTTAGAAGAAGGTGATTTTGCGGTATTAACACCTGATAGTTATGACATTTATGATGATGCCGGTGAGTTAGTCAGCCGCGAACTAGTACAACTTACCGATAAAACGAAAAGCGCCGATAAAGGTAAGTATCGTCACTACATGCTAAAAGAAATTTATGAGCAGCCAGAGGTAATCAAAGACACTCTACGGGGTCGCATTTCTAAAGATAAAATTTTAGAGCAGGCCTTTGGTGCGCAAGCAACAGCCATTTTTGATAAAACCAAAGCGGTACAAATTATTGCATGCGGCACCAGCTATCATTCGGGCATGGTGGCCAAATATCTGATAGAAGGTATAGCAGGGGTACCTTGTAGAGTAGAGGTTGCCAGTGAATTTCGCTATAGAAAATTTGTGGTGCAAGATGACACCTTAATCGTCACCATCTCACAATCGGGTGAAACGGCTGATACTTTAGCGGCACTGCGCTTAGCGAAAACTCTGGGCTATGCTGCGACCATGACGATTTGTAATGTCGCGCAAAGCTCGCTAGTGCGTGAATCAGACTTAGCCTTAATGACAGAAGCTGGTCCCGAAGTAGGTGTGGCATCAACTAAAGCCTTTACCACTCAGCTAGTGGCTTTAGTACTGTTAACCATAGCTTTAGGCAAACGTCATGGTTTAAGCGCCGAGAAAGAAGCGGAAATGGTGTCCAACTTACACCAGTTGCCGCAATTACTAAGCGATGTATTAGCGCTGGATAAACCCATACAAAAAATGTCAGAGGCCTTTGCCGATAAACATAATGCCTTGTTTTTAGGGCGTGGTGTGCAATGGCCAGTGGCTATGGAAGGCGCGCTGAAACTAAAAGAAATTTCCTATATACACGCCGAAAGCTACCCGGCCGGCGAACTAAAACACGGGCCATTGGCGTTAGTTGATAGTGAAATGCCTATTGTAGCAGTAGCACCTAACGATGAGTTGTTGGAAAAATTAAAATCCAACCTTGAAGAGGTGCAAGCTAGAGGTGGTCAGCTATTTGTTTTTGCGGATCACAAATCAGGTTTTAATAGCGGCGAAGGCATTACTGTTATCAAGCTACCAGAAGTGCCCGAATTAATAGCCCCTATTGTTTACACTATTCCTTTGCAGCTACTGTCTTATCACGTAGCGGTATTGAAAGGTACGGATGTAGATCAGCCGCGTAATTTGGCTAAGTCAGTAACAGTGGAATAA